In a genomic window of Meleagris gallopavo isolate NT-WF06-2002-E0010 breed Aviagen turkey brand Nicholas breeding stock chromosome 1, Turkey_5.1, whole genome shotgun sequence:
- the SFT2D2 gene encoding vesicle transport protein SFT2B: protein PREAQAHGVVLVTNGGNARLLYPRFQVIDATSLGWGTRVKGFIACFALGCVFSVLGSCLLWVPRKGLILFAAFYTLGNIASIGSTLFLMGPMKQLKRMFEPTRLIATIVMLLCLILTLCSAFWWRKEGLALLFCILQFFALAWYSISFIPFARDAVKKCVSVCLS from the exons CCCCGGGAAGCTCAGGCACACGGGGTTGTGTTGGTAACTAATGGCGGTAACGCGCGCCTTCTGTACCCTCGTTTCCAGGTTATCGACGCGACTTCGTTGGGTTGGGGCACCCGAGTGAAAGGCTTCATCGCGTGCTTTGCGTTGGGATGCGTGTTCTCCGTGTTG GGCAGTTGTCTGCTCTGGGTACCAAGGAAAGGGCTGATTCTCTTTGCAGCATTTTACACATTGGGGAATATTGCATCGATTGGAAG caCTCTATTTCTTATGGGACCAATGAAACAATTGAAAAGGATGTTTGAGCCTACCCGATTGATTGCTACTATTGTTATGTTA ttgtgTCTCATATTAACgctgtgttctgctttttgg TGGCGTAAGGAAGGACTCGCGCTCCTTTTCTGTATCTTGCAGTTTTTTGCCTTGGCATG GTACAGCATTTCCTTCATACCATTTGCAAG GGATGCTGTGAAGAaatgtgtgtctgtctgtctgtcctaA